The Alloyangia pacifica DNA segment ATCTCGGCGGTCTGGTCGGCATAGCCATGGTTGCCGACGGCGAAGTTGTCCTCCTCGACGTTGCTTGGGGTGCCGTTGTGACTGTCGATGCCGCCGACGAAGCCATACTTGAACGGGTTCACCCCGAGGTCGGCATTGTACTTGATGCCGCGCCCAAGGGCGAGTTTCGGCAGGGCGACACCCTTGGGCAGGGTCAAGGTTTTCTCCAGGATCCTCTGGGTCACTCCGGATCTGGGTGCCCGGACAGCTGTGGCAGACGAGACTTTGCTTGCTCGCCGATGCTGTCCACTTCATCACCCGGCGCCAAGCTGCCCCCGATCGGATAATCCACTCGGAATGGAAGGCACTCATGAAAGTGGTGCATGAATGAACGGATTGCCCAGGCGAAAGCCAAGCGTGACAGTCGATATCCACGCTGGACAGAAATGTCGAACTCCCGGCAAGCCAAGCGCCCGCCGAGAGAAATTTCGTGCCGGTTGTCCGGATAGATCAGAACTCCACCACCGCGCGGATCGACTTGCCCTCGTGCATGAGATCAAAGCCGTGGTTGATCTCGTCGAGGGTCAGCTTGTGGGTGATCATCGGGTCGATCTCGATCTTGCCGTCCATGTACCAGTCGACGAACTTCGGCACGTCGGTGCGGCCCTTGGCGCCGCCAAAGGCGGTGCCCTTCCACACCCGGCCCGTCACCAGCTGGAACGGCCGGGTGCTGATCTCGGCCCCCGCCGGCGCCACGCCGATGATCACCGACACGCCCCAGCCGCGGTGCGAGCATTCCAGCGCATCGCGCATCACCTTGACGTTGCCGGTGGCGTCGAAGGAGTAGTCCACGCCGCCGATCTGGTCCGCGCCGCGCTTGGTGAGGTTGACGATCTCCTGGGTGACCGAGCCCTCGATCTTCGACGGGTTGACGAAATGGGTCATGCCGAACTTCTTGGCCATCTCGGCCTTGGAGTCGTTGAGATCGACGCCGATGATCATGTCGGCCCCGGCCATGCGCAGGCCCTGGATCACGTTGAGCCCGATGCCGCCGAGGCCGAAGACCGCCGCGGTCGAGCCGATCTCGACCCCCGCCGTGTTGATCACCGCGCCGATGCCGGTGGTCACGCCGCAGCCGATGTAGCAGATCTTGTCGAAGGGCGCGTCGTCGCGCACTTTGGCAAGCGCGATCTCCGGCATCACCGTGTGGTTGGCGAAGGTCGAGCAGCCCATGTAGTGATAGATCGGCGTGCCATCGAGCATCTTGAAGCGGGTGGTGCCGTCGGGCATCAGCCCCTGGCCTTGGGTGTTTCGGATCGCGGTGCAGAGGTTGGTCTTGCCCGACAGGCACGACGGGCACTCGCGGCACTCGGGCGTGTAGAGCGGAATCACGTGATCGCCCGGCTTCAGCGTGGTGACCCCCTCGCCCACCTCGAGCACCACGCCCGCGCCCTCGTGGCCGAGGATCGAGGGAAACAGCCCCTCGGGGTCGTCCCCGGAGCGGGTGAACTCGTCGGTGTGGCAAAGCCCGGTGGCCTTGATCTCGACAAGCACCTCGCCGGCCTTTGGCCCGTCGAGTTCCACGTCCATGATTTCGAGTGGTTTTCCGGCCTCGAGAGCCACGGCTGCACGGGTTCGCATGTCGATGTTCCTTCTGGAGTGTCCAAGGGATCGGTGCGCGGCCGCCCTGTACGGAGGGACCGCATCCGGGGATATGAAAAACAGCGAGAATGGCGATGCGCTCGGGGGCGCCTCACCTTTCCCATGCGACAGAAGTCCTATATCTCCCGCCCCGGAGCAATCCGGATGTTCGGACTTTTCCGGACAACTCACCCCCAGATCGCGCAAACCACCGGTGTCACGAACGGAGCCCCGCATGCCTGACCGCTGCCCCAGCGCACCGGAAACCGCGATCATCGCGTCGCGCAAGGTGCACATCGTAATCTACCCCGGCTTCAAATGCATGGAGGCGGTCGGGCCGGTGAACGTTTTCACTGCCGCCAACCGATATCTCGCGACAGCCGCGCACCCGGCGCGCTACGACGTCGAACTGGTCGCTCCGACCACGGGTCCGGTGCAGTCCGAGAGTTTCCTGACGCTGACCGCGCAGCGCGCACTCGAGGGCTGCATCCCGGAGGACACCGTGATGATCGCCGGGGCGCTGGAGATCGAGGAGGCGCTGCGCGGCAACCCGCAAATCGTCGACTGGTGCCGCCGCAATGCCGCGCGCGCCACGCGCTTCGCCTCGCTCTGCACGGGCACGTTCTTTCTTGCAGAGGCCGGGCTTCTGGACGGGCGCCGCGCCACAACGCACTGGAGCGTCGCCGCAAGGCTGCAGCAGGACTACCCCGACGTGCGGGTCGAGGCCGACGCGATCTTCCTGCGCGAGGACAACCTCTATACCTCGGCCGGCGTTACCGCCGCCATCGACCTCGCGCTGGCCTTCGTCGAACAGGATTTCGGCCGCGATCTCGCGCTGTCGGTGGCGCGCGACATGGTGATCTATCTCAAGCGCCCCGGCGGCCAGTCGCAGTTTAGCGCGGTGCTGACCGGCCAGACGCAGGTCCGCTCGGGCATCGCCGACATCAGGACTTGGATCCACGCCAACCTCGAGCGCAAGCTGCAGACCGGCGATCTGGCGCGTCGCGCCGGGATGAGCGAGCGCAACTTCGTGCGCCAGTTCACCCGCGACGTCGGGCAGAACCCCTCGGATTACGTGATGAACGCCCGCTGTGAGCGCGCCACAACCCTGCTGCTGGAGACCGGACTGCCGGTGAAGACCATCGCACACAGGGTCGGCTTCTCCTCGGATGACCAGATGCGCAAGGTGTTCAACCGCAAGTTCTCTCTGACCCCGCGCGAGTACCGGGAGCGGTTCTCGACCGCCGCCTAGATCGGGGTGCCGATTGCGCAGCGCGGGCCGTATAAGGGCAGCGTCATGAGCCGCGCGCGCTGAGTACTCAGGTCGGCGCCGCACTCGGCCACCAGCTTCAGGGCCAACGAAGGGCCGAGGCCATGGATCGGCGTCAGGGCGGGTCCCAACACGCCGTAGAGGGCCGCTCGGACATCGGAGGCCGGTGCGTTGAGCTGCCGGCCTCCAATACGGGCCTTCGTCAGCGGCTTCCAGCCTGCAATCGCACCCCTCGAACTTGGCTTTGTA contains these protein-coding regions:
- a CDS encoding S-(hydroxymethyl)glutathione dehydrogenase/class III alcohol dehydrogenase; the encoded protein is MRTRAAVALEAGKPLEIMDVELDGPKAGEVLVEIKATGLCHTDEFTRSGDDPEGLFPSILGHEGAGVVLEVGEGVTTLKPGDHVIPLYTPECRECPSCLSGKTNLCTAIRNTQGQGLMPDGTTRFKMLDGTPIYHYMGCSTFANHTVMPEIALAKVRDDAPFDKICYIGCGVTTGIGAVINTAGVEIGSTAAVFGLGGIGLNVIQGLRMAGADMIIGVDLNDSKAEMAKKFGMTHFVNPSKIEGSVTQEIVNLTKRGADQIGGVDYSFDATGNVKVMRDALECSHRGWGVSVIIGVAPAGAEISTRPFQLVTGRVWKGTAFGGAKGRTDVPKFVDWYMDGKIEIDPMITHKLTLDEINHGFDLMHEGKSIRAVVEF
- a CDS encoding GlxA family transcriptional regulator translates to MPDRCPSAPETAIIASRKVHIVIYPGFKCMEAVGPVNVFTAANRYLATAAHPARYDVELVAPTTGPVQSESFLTLTAQRALEGCIPEDTVMIAGALEIEEALRGNPQIVDWCRRNAARATRFASLCTGTFFLAEAGLLDGRRATTHWSVAARLQQDYPDVRVEADAIFLREDNLYTSAGVTAAIDLALAFVEQDFGRDLALSVARDMVIYLKRPGGQSQFSAVLTGQTQVRSGIADIRTWIHANLERKLQTGDLARRAGMSERNFVRQFTRDVGQNPSDYVMNARCERATTLLLETGLPVKTIAHRVGFSSDDQMRKVFNRKFSLTPREYRERFSTAA